The following coding sequences are from one Selenomonas sputigena ATCC 35185 window:
- the rplQ gene encoding 50S ribosomal protein L17 translates to MSYRKLGRNSSARKALFRSILASFFKHERIETTEAKAKEVRSLAEKLITLAKRGDLAARRQAIADIGDEEAVRKLFSDIAAKYTERPGGYTRILKLGPRRGDAAPMALLELV, encoded by the coding sequence ATGAGCTATAGAAAATTAGGGCGTAATTCGAGTGCCCGCAAGGCACTCTTCCGCAGCATCTTGGCCTCCTTCTTCAAGCATGAGCGCATCGAGACGACGGAAGCGAAGGCGAAGGAAGTCCGTAGCCTTGCGGAAAAGCTCATCACGCTGGCAAAGCGTGGCGACCTTGCCGCTCGTCGTCAGGCGATTGCCGATATTGGCGATGAAGAAGCAGTCCGTAAGCTTTTCAGCGATATCGCTGCAAAGTACACGGAGCGTCCGGGCGGCTACACGCGCATCCTGAAGCTCGGCCCCCGTCGCGGTGATGCCGCGCCGATGGCGCTGTTGGAGCTTGTTTAA